A region of the Nocardia asteroides genome:
TGCCACCGCCCCGTTCTACTGGTCCCACCGGGCAAGAACTCCCCGGCCGCGCACGCGTGAGATCTGGATCGCTCCAGCGCGATGGGGCGCGTCGACGGGGTTAGGTTGGGGTCATGGATGGGTTCCTGCTTGCTCGGGCCGACGGAGTTGTTCGGGGTCATGGGAGCCGCGTCTTCTTCGACGACGCGCGAAAAGCGCGGGCAGCGCTGCGGGAGGGCCGCGCGGAGCTGGTCGTCGGTGCGTTGCCCTTCGATCCACGCAAGCCCGCCGCGCTGTGTGTGCCGGAGCACGCCGAGCACACGGCGGGTCCCTGGCGGCCCGCCGCGCTGCCGGATCTGCCCGACGTGCGAGTGGTGGCCGAGATACCGAGCCCGGCCGAGCACGTGGCGCGCGTGACGAAGCTGGTCGAGCAGCTCAACGATCCCGCGCAACCACTCCGCAAAGTGGTCGCGGCGCGTTCGGTGCTGGCCGAGGCGCGTTCGGCGCTCGACCCGGAAGTCGTCGCCGGGCACCTGCTGACCAGGCATCCGCACGCGAACGTCTTCGCGGTCGACCTGACGCCCGCCGGACGCCCCGGCGCCACCCTGGTGGGGGCGACGCCGGAGGTGCTGATCGCTCGGCAGGGCGACATCGTGACGCTGCGCCCGCTCGCGGGCACCTCGCCGCGGCTGCCCGACCCGGATGCCGATGCCGCCCAGGCCCGGGAATTGCTGACCAGCACCAAGAATCGCGACGAGCACGCGTTCGTGATCGACTGG
Encoded here:
- a CDS encoding isochorismate synthase — its product is MDGFLLARADGVVRGHGSRVFFDDARKARAALREGRAELVVGALPFDPRKPAALCVPEHAEHTAGPWRPAALPDLPDVRVVAEIPSPAEHVARVTKLVEQLNDPAQPLRKVVAARSVLAEARSALDPEVVAGHLLTRHPHANVFAVDLTPAGRPGATLVGATPEVLIARQGDIVTLRPLAGTSPRLPDPDADAAQARELLTSTKNRDEHAFVIDWIRARLGPICAELSIPDTPELVSTHEVWHLATPITGRLSDATITALELALLLHPTPAVCGTPTDLALDTITQIEEDRGFYGGAVGWCDADGDGAWVVAIRCAELSADGRTVRAHAGGGIVAASDPQAELDETTAKLRTLLDALHCALPSR